AAAACCAGTATGAAAAGGAGTGGCATGAATATTTTGTTAGCTCTTTCAATACCTTTTTTAACTCCGGTAAAAATAGCAAGGAAAGTACAAAACCATGCAGTAGCAGTAGCGGCCAGAATGCCCCACTGAATATTCCCGAGATTTGTCGGTGAATTTGTAAGATTTAAGAAATCTCCGTAGAAGAATTCCTTCGGTGATGCTCCCCAGCCCTGAGTAAATGCCAGTAGCAAATAGTTCATAGCCCATGCAATTACTACTACATAGTAGGTGTCGATGATGAAGGCGACCGTTACCTGCCACCATCCAAGCCATTCCCAGCGTTTGGAAATAGAAGAAAATATTTTGGGAGCTGATCCTCTAAATTTTTGCCCAAGCCCAAATTCAAGAATCATGAATGGAATACCAGCGGCAAGCATGGCGACAAAATAAGGAATAAGAAACGCTCCGCCTCCGTTTTCATAAACCATGTAAGGAAAGCGCCAAATGTTACCCAGGCCGATTGCAGATCCTACAGCGGCTAAAATAAAGCCGGACCGTGAACCCCATGTTTCTCTTTTTTCCATTTTAGTTAGAACTCCTTTCAAGAAAAGATAACTTATTTAGTATATATTCTGCGGAACACGAAAAATTATGTGTATTAAAATGTTAAACGCAAGAATACCGACCCGCATAAAATACAATTAGAGAATTGTCCATACGCTAATAACCTGAGTTTAAAATTGTAAAAACTTGTTTTTCATATGGAGAGGTGCGATTGTTGTTCTGGTAATATATTGATATTTTTAGGAGATTTATAGATGGCGAAAGAAGTAAAGAGTGGAAGTAAGGAAACCGTAGGTTTTGTATCGGCTGTTTCTATTGGAATAGGTGGTATGGTTGGCGGAGCAATTTTTGCTGTGCTCGGTCTTTCTGCGGGGCTGGCAAGAGGATCTATGCCGATTGCTTTTCTTGTTGGCGGAATTGTCGCTCTTTCAACTTCTTATTCATATGCAAAGCTTTCCGTTGCATTTCCGAGTCGCGGCGGGACTGTCTCGTTTATTAATAGAGCGTTCGGACACGGACTATTTTCCGGCAGTTTGAATAATCTTCTTTTGCTTAGTTATGTAGTGGTTCTGTCGCTCTATGCATATGCTTTTGGAGGTTATGGAGCTAGTTTCTTTCCGGTCGAGGATCAAAAGTTTGCTCAGCACATTCTGCTCTCTGGTGCACTTATTGGTCTCACTGTTTTAAATATTACCGCAGCTGAAAAAGTATTAAAAACTGAGAATCTTATTAATGCTTTGAAAATGATAATTCTTTTTATGTTTGTCGGAGCTGCATTTTATACGGGCATTAATTATGAGGCAATGTCTCCTCCCACTTGGGTTCCGCCATTAGAGATGATTGCCGGGGCAATGATAATTTTTGTGAATTACGAGGGTTTTGAACTTATTTCAAACGCAGCTCCGGATGTTCCAAATCGTGCTAAAATTTTACCAGCGGCACATTATACATCAGTAATTGTAGTAGTAGCTCTATACATTTTAATAGCTGTAGCTTGTCTTGGAGTAATGAGCCCTGAAGAGCTTCAATCTTTTTCAGATTACGCATTGGCCGCTGCAGCGCGCAAAGTTTGCGGTGCGACTGGATTTACCATGATCGCTGTTGCCGCACTTCTTGCTACCGCTTCCGCTATAAACGCTACTTTTTATTGTGCTTCCAGAATTACCTATACAATGGCTGAGGAAGATGAGGCCCCCCATTTTCTGGAAAACATGTTCATGGGGCAACCTGTACTAGGGTTAATCCTTATTTCAACATGTACATTGTTTATTGCGAATCTTGTTGATCTGCGGGCTATTTCGACCATGGCAAGTTCCGGCTTTTTGTTGGTATTTGCTGCAGTGAACGCAGCCAATATCAAGCTTGCTGAAAAAACAGGAAGCAGTAAAATAATATCTGGTATCGCCTTTTTGCTTTGCATCGGAGCGCTGGTTTCCATTTGTCTGCAAGTTTGGTCTGATCCAGTAAATAGACATCATCTTTGGGTGTTGGCAGGTATGTTCGGGATTTCATGTGGATTGGAAGTAATTTATAGATTTTTCACTTCAAGAAGGAAGGTTTGTGATGTCAGCTAAAATATTTTTCCCAATTAAGACCCGAATATTGGATGATATATTTAAGCTGATATTGGCTTCTTTTGTAATTTTATTGATATTTAATTCAAACTCATTCGCCGATGATTCCGTTTTAATTCTTGATGCTCCGGCTGTAGAAAATCTCCCTCGAAATTTTCGCACCTCAGCTTTTCCATTTAAAAATAGTACAGATTCGCCTTCGCGGACCGGGCTGGACACTCTTAAAATATCCGGTAGCGGTCAGTTTTCAGCAGATCAGTTTGATGTGATGCGCAGCAACCTTCCTGCCACTGTTACTGTGGTGGATTTGCGACAGGAATTCCATGGCAACCTTAACGGGGCAGCGGTTTGTTGGTTCAGCTATCGGGATTCCGGAAACAAGGGACTTGATTCAGCGCAAGTTACTAGCGGCGAGCAGGAAGCCTTGTCTTTACTTGGTGCGCAAAAAGAAATTCAGCTCGGCATGAATATTATTAAAAATGATGATGGCGGGTTCAAAGTTGATAAAAAATATCAGTTAAAGCCGCATACGGTCTATTCTGAACATGAATTGATGGGGGCACGCGGAGTAGGTTATATCAGGATAGCTTGTACGGACCACCTGAGACCGCCTGATGTTGCTGTAGAAAGGTTTGTAAAATTTGTACGTAATCTGAAATCTGATGTCTGGTTACATTTTCACTGCCGTGCAGGAAAAGGGCGCACAACGACCTTTATGCTTATGTATGATATGCTTAGAAATGCGAATAAGCTTGATTTAGGAACGCTGGCTGCTCGTCAAAAAATGATCGGAGGGTCAGGTTTGCTGGGAAAAGTTTCTACTGATAAAGAATGGAAAATTGAGATTGGCCATGAAAGGCAGAATTTTATCCGCAAATTTTATGATTACGCAAAGGCCAATCCAAACGGCTTACCGATGACTTGGCTAGAATGGCAGAAGTAACCGTTGGTTGTGGTAAGTTATTCACCAGATTTTTAAGGAGCAATAATCATGGCAAATATTCTGGTTCTTGATGACGTCATAGACGCTGGAATTCTTCTTAAACGAATTCTTGAGCGTAAAGGGCATGAGGTTGCGGTTTTTTCTGAGGAAGAAGAGGCAATAAGCTATGTCGCGACCAATAAAGTTGATTTGGCCATTTTAGATATTAAGCTCAAGAAGATGACCGGAGTGGAAGTTCTTGAACTTATGAAAGAAAAAGCACCGGATATTAAAGTGATTATGCTCACTGGTTACCCTACTCTTGAAACTGCGCGTGCTTCAGTCAAGCACGGTGCTAATGAGTATTGCGTTAAGCCTATCGATAAAGAAGAGCTTGAATCGAAGGTTGCGGAAGTTTTAGGTAAATAGTTTTTATAAAGTTTTTTTGTCTGCGCTATCCACTATTTTATTTTATGAAAAAACGGCCTGAAAGGTTTTCCTTTCAAGCCGTTTCATTTTGCTATTTGATAAGGTGGATTATGTCTAGAATTTGTCAGTGTGTACAAAAGATGCGAATGGCTTATGCTTAGGCATAGCTCCTTTCTGGTTGCGATACCCCATAGGGATTATGCTGACTATTTCTGTGCCTTCAGGGACATTAAGAATTTCATTGCACTTATTGTGATCGAACCAGCCTACGACAACAGTTCCAAGCCCTAGTGAATGAGCCGCTAAGCATAAATTTTGTGTCATGAGACCTAGGTCATACATGTACCAATCTGCATGGATGGTCGGCATTGAGTCCCCAATCATCCCTGATGTTCCTTTTTTGGCGCACAGAGCAAAAAGCACTGGAGCATCAACGGTGGCACGGTAGGCTGGGTTTTGCTTTGGCAAAGTTGCTTGCAACTGTTCTCTAATTTCAGGATCAACAACATTCACCACTTCCCAGCACTGAGTATTCGCCCATGACTGAGTGCTTTCCATGACCTTATATAGCTGCTCAAGAGTTTCATCGGTAACTGTTTCATCGGTATATTTTCTGATTGTGCGGCGTTCAAACATGTTATTTATTACTTCGTTCATTTTTTTCTCCGATATAAAAAAGTTGATTTATTACTAAGTCAAATGCGCGACTCGTGCAGATTACTTAGAAACTATTTAAGTCCAATTCACTCATGACGCAAATTAATAGTTGTCATCTTTAGTATGACTTATTATCATGCTGCATGACATCAATACTACTTGAAATAGATATGCTTCGTTGTTTTGTAGCTGTTGCGCAGACTGAAAGTTTTACCAAAGCTGGTGAAACAATTGGTTTAACTCAATCAGGCGTAAGCGTTAAAATAAAAAGGCTTGAGGATAAATTGGGGAGTTCTGTGTTTTACAGAACTCGCAAAAATCTTTCTCTCACATTAGAGGGCGAGGTGTTGATGAAGTATGCCCGGAGGATATTGGCAGACCATGATGAAGCGGTTTTACGTCTGTGCGAGCCAAAGGTTTCTGGTAACTTAAGGGTTGGCTTGGCAGAATATTTTATTCCTGATTTGCTCCCGACATTGCTCAGCAAGTTTAGAAAATATTATCCGGCAGTTCATCTTGAAGTTAAAACTGGATTCGGAATTAACCTTATTCCACTTTACGAGCGTGGAGAATTAGATCTGGTTGTGGCCGGAGCGGGACCTAAATCAAGTCCAAACCGTATTATAGCGCAAGAACCGTTGGTATGGGTAAGCGGGCGGGATATTGAATTACCGGAAAGAGATCCTGTGCCTCTTGCTTTGCTGCCTGCCCCGTGTGGTTTTCGTAAGGTGGCGATTGACATGTTGGAACAATCAGGCCGCGACTGGGAAGTGTTGTTTACCGGAACGTCAGTTCACAGCATTCAAGCTGCGGTTCAAGCTGGAATGGGATTTTCTGTACTTCCTTTGGGGGCTTTGGGTAGTGAAGTTCGTCAGGCTCCGCTTAGTTACGGGTTTCCAACCTTGCCTGTACATACTCTTTCACTTTTTACTGATGATGAGCAGAAAGTCCCTGCAAAAGAGTTATTTATTGAGTATTTAGAGTATGAAATAAGAAAAAAGCAACATAAATACAGCAATTATTAGCAGCCGTTTTTTTTAAATCAATACCAGTTTATAGTTTTTTTTCAAAAATAGAACTTGAGTTGACTAACTAAATTTGCTTTTTATAAGCTGCTTTAGGATATTAATTTTTAGTCAGAACAATTTTTAGTGATAAATATAATTTAGTGGCGGTGAATATACCGTGTTTTACTTATGAAAAAAAGGAGTTTAAATGTCTAATCTTTCTATACTTTTCCCCGGCCAAGGATCACAGGAACTAGAAATGGGTCGTGATCTCGCAGAGTCATGGGCGCCTGCGATGGATTTGTGGAAATTTGCTGAAGCTGAGAGCGGACAAGCTCTTAGAGAAATTTATTGGGCGGGTTCTCCAGCTGATATGGCAAAAACTGATGCTCTTCAGCCTGCGCTCACAGTAGTAAACCTATCTATCTGGCTTTACCTCAAAGATAGTATTAAACCTATCGCAACAGCAGGGCACAGCCTTGGCGAGTTTGCGTCTTTAGGTGCATCTGGAATTCTTAGCATTAAAGATACTTTAAAAGCGGTATCCCTTCGCGGTAAGCTTATGTCACAGGTTGCAAATGCAGATCACGGCATGGCTGCTGTTCTTAAACTTGCTCAGAGTGATGTTGAAGAAGCTGTAGAAGTTGCCATAAGTGAATCAGGCAAAGAGCTTCGAATTGCAAATTACAATTCCCCTGCTCAGTACGTAATCAGCGGTGAAAAAGCAGCTCTTGATGCTGCCGGAGCCGTGATTAAAGGGAAAAAAGGCCGCGCCATTCTTTTACCTGTAAGCGGAGCATTTCACAGCCCACTAATTCAGGAAGCTGCGGATGAATTCGCTGGATACTTACAGAAAATGGACTGGAACAGCCCCGCATTCCCTGTATATTTCAACGCGACTGCTGCTACTGAAAAGAATGCCGAAAAAATTAAAGAAATCATGTGTTCGCAGATGACTTCATCTGTGCGCTGGATTGAAATTATTGCTAACCAGTATGAAGCCGGAGCAACAAGCTTCTTGGAGCTAGGGCCTAAAGGTGTTCTGACTAAGCTTCTTGTCGCTAACCTTAAGGGTAAGGATTACGAAGGCAAAGGTATTGGCAACCTTGAGCAGGCTCGGGAAGTGAAATAGTTTAAAAGTTAATTAACATTAAAAAGGGGTAGATCTGGAATTCCAGTTCTACCCCTTTTTTTATAGTTCTGACGCTAATTATACCTTACAGGCCTCACTTCCTGAGCAGTATGCGTCTATGAATCCCATTAATTGGTGTCCGAAATAGACACACTTTTCACCTTCAATGCACCTTAAGGCATCCGCGTTCTCAATGTGGGTGGACAGAGTTTGCTCGCCCTTGGTCATAGTAACTAACCATTCATTCTTTTCATCACTGAATTCTGTTGAAATTTTAATCCCGAACTTGTTGATTTCAGGGTAAAGCTCAGTAATCTTTTCTTGTATTTGTGAACCTACAGTACTCATAAGCACCTCCATTATGTTTGATGTTGAACGTGGAGCATCAATCTTATTTGTAAAATGTTGTTAGTGACTGAATAATATAACAATCGTGCGTCAGGTCAAGAATAATCTAATAAAATTACTGCTTACGAACTCTTGCTGCTATATTAGATGCTTACAAAACTGTGGATAGGATGTGGTGTTTTAGAATCATATTTTTAATTTTATCAAGCTGTGTTATTAATGAAAAGTGTAAGCTGTTTACCTGTATCCGTGATTTTTAGTGTGAACAGTTGATGACAGCTTTATTCAAAAGAGATATTTAGTTTTTAAATAAATCGATTAAATTTGAACCATTTGGAGTTTATTATGAAAACCTTGACCGCTTCTCGCATGGAGCGTTGCATAGGATGCCATTCCTGTTCCTTTGCATGTGCCCGGCAAGTTCATAAGCTGTTGTCATGGAATACTGCAGGCATCAGAATATCTTCTTCCGGTGGTTTATCCACTGGATTTGTAGCAAAAGTGTGCCTCGCCTGTGACCCTGCACCCTGCGCAAAAGATTGCCCTACCGGTGCAATGAAAGCCCGTAAAAAGGGTGGCGGAGTTTTACATAAAAAAGATTTATGCATCCGCTGCGGAAAGTGTGCAGAAGCTTGTCCAGTCGATGCTATATATTTAGACCTTAAAGGTCGTCCTTTCGTCTGTATTCATTGTGGAAGATGCGTAAAATATTGCCCTCATGAGTGTCTTGAAATGATTGAATCAGAGAGCACGAAAAGAGCAAAGAAGGAGGACGCATTATGATACGCGATTATTTTAGAGTCCTTGTGGTCGATCTTGCTACCGGAAAAGGCAATGTCGCTAAAGTTGAAGGTCGTAATGAATATGCGGGCGGTAGTGGGCTTGGTGCTCTTTTGTTCAGCATTTACGGACATCCTACACGTCCGTGGGACGATCCTGATCAGCCGTTAATTTTTTCCATTGGTGCGCTTACTGGATTGTTTCCGCTCATGAGCAAAACAGTCTGTTCCTTCAAGTCGCCATATCATGATCAGTTTGCAGAAAGCCACGCAGGCGGGCGCTCAGCTCTCGCCATTCGCTTTGCCGACTATGATGCCATTGTCATTAAAGGACGCGCTCCGCGCTTGTCCTGCCTTTCCATAGGTATGCGTCATCTTGAAGTTAAAGATGTCCAATTTTTAGCTGGCAAGGATGTTTTTGCCACGGGCAAGATGCTTCGCCGCATGTTCCCCGGTTCAGGACATCGTTCCATTTTACGTATCGGGCCGGCCGGTGAAAATTTATCCGGCATGGCTTGTATTAATGCTGACACTTATCGCCATTTCGGAAGGCTCGGTTCCGGTGGCGTTATGGGGTCAAAAAATCTGAAGGGTATTGTTATTCTCGGTGATGGTTCATTTGTTATGCCAGAGGGTAATGAATACTCAAAAGTTTTTGATGAAGTCTACGATAAGATGACCGGTACCGACATGATGAGTAAGTATCATAACCTTGGTACTGCCGCTAATTTGAATGCTCTTAATGAGCTGAAGTCTTTGCCGTGGCGTAATCTGCAGGCAACTAGTGATGATGACATTGCCGGCATCACAGGCGAGAAATTTGCCGATGAAACTTTGCTCAGAAATGCCGCCTGTGCGGGATGCCCGGTCGGTTGTATCCATTTAGGTTTTGTTCGCGAAAAGTTCATGGAACAGAATCAGTATATGTATCGTCAGGTGGCTTACGATTATGAACCTATTTTTGCCACGGGTTCAATGCTTGGCGTAACGGATCCATTCCACGTTCTCACCATAATGGATGAAATTGAAAAAGCCGGACTCGACGTAATGTCGGGCGGAGTTGCTCTTGCGTGGGCGACCGAGGCTTTTGAAAAGGGTTTGATTACTGAAAAGGAAACAATTGTTCCGCTCGCTTTCGGCGATGCTGAAGGATATCAAAAAGCAGTCTATTATATGGGGGAGGCCGAGAATGATTTCTATGCCGCTCTCATCAAAGGATCATTGGTAGCTGCCAAGAAGTATGGCGGGGAAGACTTCGCATGTGTACTTGGTCAGGAAATGGCCGGATATGCCACAGGAGAGACTTTCTACGTTGCGGAAGCTTTAGGGTTCAGACATTCCCATCTCGATTCAGGAGGCTACTCCTGGGATCAGAAAAACGATTCTAAAGACGTTAACGCTATCTGTGATTTCCTAATAGGTGATGAAACAGGGCGAGCTTTCATTACTTCGATGGTCGCGTGTCTATTTGGTCGCGGCGTTTATAATGATGAACAGCTTGCTTCATGTCTTCATTCTGTCGGTTATTCCGAAATTGCAGATAATATGGATACGATTGGAGAAAGAGTTCGGGCGCTGCGGTGGAAGATGCGTTTTGATACCGGATATGATCCTGACGCAATCACTATTCCGAAAAGATATAACGAAGTGACCACTTGGAAAGGTAAAACTGATCCAATATTCCTTGCCGAACTCAAGAAAGAATATGGCAACAGAATCCGCGGTTTAGTCTCAGAAGAGGCCTTAATTAGGCTTGGATTGGAAAAAAACGATAAAAAATAGTAAAAATTGCAAAAAGTACTTGCCAAGTCTGGCTGGTTTCGATAGATATCTCTCCTCAGCGGCGCCGAGGTAGCTCAGTCGGTAGAGCAGGGGACTGAAAATCCCCGTGTCGGCGGTTCAATTCCGTCCCTCGGCACCATCTGTAAAGAATAGCCCTTATAATTTATTATAAGGGCTTTTTCTATTGTGGTCCGTTTTATATTTTAAGTTAAATTTCATAGTTGACATAAATCATCGTTATGATAGGACTTACCTATCGGCGCCGAGGTAGCTCAGTCGGTAGAGCAGGGGACTGAAAATCCCCGTGTCGGCGGTTCAATTCCGTCCCTCGGCACCACGCGAATATTAAAGGGTTAAGCTTACAAGCTTAACCCTTTTTTGTTTTGTTTTTCAGTAGTTTGGAATTGTTGTGCGAATCTTACTTGTCTGAATCCAGTCTCTTTCCTAAGCAGACCACGTTATCTACTTCATAGCCTAGGCTTTCATAGAAAGCTAAAACCTTAGAGTTTCTTTCACGAACTTGCAGGTTAATTTTGGGGCAGCCTTTCGCTTTAATTTTTTCTTCTACGCAATTCATTATTTTTTTTGCGAGCCCTTTCATCTGAAATTCAGGTGAAACAGCTAAGTAATTTATCCATCCTCTGTGCCCTTCGTATCCGCCCATTACCGTGGCAATTATCTTGTCATCATGAATCCCGACCAGAAATAAATCAGGATCTACTTCCATTTTTATTTTAATGTCATTTTCCGGGTGATTCCATGGCGCAACAAGATTGCACTCTTTCCATAGCTTGATGACTTCTTTTTGGTCTTCTATTTTAAATTCACGTATCTGCATGGGCTAGGTTTTACTCGATTGAATGGTTACTTTTATGTGTTTTATAAGTAAGTTCGGTTTGGAAGAACTGCTATAATCAAATATAACACACGTAATAGCAAATGCTAAAGAGTAAATATGGGAGAAGTTATGAACGAAAAAAAACATTTATATATTTTATGGACAAACGGTGACGTCGAAGCGGCAGAGAAGATGGTTTTTATGTACGGAGTAAATTCTCTACTTAAAGGGTGGTGGGAGGAAGTTACCATTATCCTTTGGGGTGGATCTGCAAAACTAGCAGCAGAAAACGAGACCATAAAAGATCTCATTTCAAAAGCTGTAGAAAGTGGTGTACATATTAGTGCATGTCGCGCCTGTGCGGATATGTATGGTGTGGCTGAGAAGCTTGAAGAGCAGGGTATAGAAGTTATTTATTGGGGAGAGCAGATGACTCACCTTCTTAAAAATAATGAAAAATTGCTGACGATATAGTTTTGTAGTTGGTTATAAGTACAAGAGCAGGGATCATAAATGAAAATTCGGATATTGATATTAATGGTATTGCTTTCGGCGATGTTTGGCCTGTCTGCCTGCGCGAGTTATGAGCGTAGTAGTGGGGTTGAGAATACTTGGCGGTCCAAAGATGTACCTACTTTTGAAAAAGGGGTAACGACTCAGGCGGATGTAATTAAAGCACTCGGCCCTCCATCGCAGATTATTACTCTTCAAGATAAGCCCGTTTTTTACTATTTGCATGAACATAGAGAAGGGGGCGGGGTTTTTCTGCTTGTATTCAACTATGCGAAAGATAAAGCCGTTTACGACCGCGCTGTTTTTTTCTTTGATGCCGATGGCGTTATAGAAGATTTTAGTCTCAGTAAAGAAGGTGTGCCTTATGAGCCTGAGAGCGAGTAGATTTTTAACAATATTTTTGCTCAGTTTAGTCTTTTTTTCAGGGTGCACTATTATCCAGAAAGAAAGTATGAACACAGTTGCGTTCAATCCAGCAGAGTATGAGCCTGGTAAATCATCCTGGAATGAGCTGCTGGCTGATTTGGGACCGCCTGACCAAATGGGTGATGCGGGAAGTGGTATGGTGTGGCTATATGAAAATATTGATGTCAGCGAATTTCAAATGGGCATCAGGATGAATTATCAGTGGATTGAACTGGTTAAGTTTGTGCACGCAACTGCTGAAGCGGATCGTATCGCTTTAATTTTAACTTTTGATAAAGATCGAAAGCTAAAAAGCGGTAATATTTTTGAATGGAAAGATGACCTCGGTCATGACAACGCGATTCAGTTTTTTCTGGTCGTATCAAGCCTTGCCGATGCAGATCATTTAGATCCTTCTCCGTATCAACTTCAATGGGGAAGATCGCTTCTTGTGGATTTACCCGAGGGACTTAATGCTCAATGGGTGCCGGAATTGAACGGAAAGGGAGTGGAGCTTAGAGGTACACCTCTTAAGGCCGGTCAGCATACTTTAGAGATGCATTAAGTCGATACGTATAAATTTTATATGCGTATAAATTTTGATGTGGAAAGCGAATAAGCTTTCTATCTTTTAAATTAGCTCCCGCAAAATATCTATCCCCCGCAGTAGCTCTTCAGCTGTACGAGGTCCGCTTAGTGATATTCTAGCCATGGCGGGAACAATGCTGTCGCCGACTGCGAATTTCTCTGCCCCGAAAAGATTTACTCCCATTTCCCGTGCTTTTGCTTCAAGCAGGTAGCCTCGCCACGGTTCAGGTAGTTTGATCCATATAAAAAATCCCGTAGGTTTGCCGTAATAAGTAAGGCCTTTTAGAGGTTCTTTTGCTAGCTGAGATCTTTTTGCTGCTTCTCCTCTTTTAAGGGCGATAATCTTATCTGCGGTCCCGTCTATTATCCATTCGGAGGCAAGTTCTGCATTTAACGGCGGTGTCATCCATACAGTGTTTAATATGGCGTGTGCTAGCTGATCCCGCAAAATTTTTGGTGCAGACATGAAGGCTACTCTCAGTCCAACAGCCAAGGATTTTGATAGTCCGGCAATATGAACACTATTATCGGGGGCTAAGGATGAAACAGGAAGCAGCGAATTTTCTACCGTGAGGCCGTAGGCATCATCTTCGATAATAGTAAGTGAATGTTTGCGGGCAATTAGGGCAATTGCTTCGCGCCGCTCGGCGGACATGCAGGCTGTGGTGGGATTTTGTACCCCGGGCATAATATACAGCCCTTTAATTTTCTCTCTGCGGCAGATTGCATTAAGCGCGTCCGGCATCATGCCTTCCCCATCCATTGCGACAGGAACCAGCCTGATTCCGAGCATAGACGCTAAGGTTTTCATGCCGGGATAAGTGAGCGCGTCTGATGCAACCCTGTCTCCTGCGCGAAATAGTGCAGTCAGGCAACAAGTAAGCGCGTGCTGTGCTCCTGAACAAACAAGTACGTCTTCAGGAGTTACATCTAGGTTATACCGTTTGCACCATTCGGCACCTGCCGCACGGTGCTCCGGCAATCCTCGTGGATCTGTATAGCGCAGGAAAACATCCGAATTGCGCCTACGGATGAGCTTTTTCATGCCCTCTTGAATATCAGGATCACAATCATAAAAAGTATTCGCCGCCCCTAATTCTATCATCCCGGGAACTTGCGGCTCGAATGAAACCATAGATGACGAAATAATCGCGTCAGAAGCCACAAATGTTCCGCGCCCGACAGTTCCAGCAATCAAACCTCGCCGTTCAGCTTCGACATAACCACGCGTAACTGTACTGACGTTTATTTCAAG
The sequence above is a segment of the Maridesulfovibrio frigidus DSM 17176 genome. Coding sequences within it:
- a CDS encoding ACP S-malonyltransferase, with the protein product MSNLSILFPGQGSQELEMGRDLAESWAPAMDLWKFAEAESGQALREIYWAGSPADMAKTDALQPALTVVNLSIWLYLKDSIKPIATAGHSLGEFASLGASGILSIKDTLKAVSLRGKLMSQVANADHGMAAVLKLAQSDVEEAVEVAISESGKELRIANYNSPAQYVISGEKAALDAAGAVIKGKKGRAILLPVSGAFHSPLIQEAADEFAGYLQKMDWNSPAFPVYFNATAATEKNAEKIKEIMCSQMTSSVRWIEIIANQYEAGATSFLELGPKGVLTKLLVANLKGKDYEGKGIGNLEQAREVK
- a CDS encoding nitroreductase family protein: MNEVINNMFERRTIRKYTDETVTDETLEQLYKVMESTQSWANTQCWEVVNVVDPEIREQLQATLPKQNPAYRATVDAPVLFALCAKKGTSGMIGDSMPTIHADWYMYDLGLMTQNLCLAAHSLGLGTVVVGWFDHNKCNEILNVPEGTEIVSIIPMGYRNQKGAMPKHKPFASFVHTDKF
- a CDS encoding response regulator — its product is MANILVLDDVIDAGILLKRILERKGHEVAVFSEEEEAISYVATNKVDLAILDIKLKKMTGVEVLELMKEKAPDIKVIMLTGYPTLETARASVKHGANEYCVKPIDKEELESKVAEVLGK
- a CDS encoding aldehyde ferredoxin oxidoreductase N-terminal domain-containing protein — encoded protein: MIRDYFRVLVVDLATGKGNVAKVEGRNEYAGGSGLGALLFSIYGHPTRPWDDPDQPLIFSIGALTGLFPLMSKTVCSFKSPYHDQFAESHAGGRSALAIRFADYDAIVIKGRAPRLSCLSIGMRHLEVKDVQFLAGKDVFATGKMLRRMFPGSGHRSILRIGPAGENLSGMACINADTYRHFGRLGSGGVMGSKNLKGIVILGDGSFVMPEGNEYSKVFDEVYDKMTGTDMMSKYHNLGTAANLNALNELKSLPWRNLQATSDDDIAGITGEKFADETLLRNAACAGCPVGCIHLGFVREKFMEQNQYMYRQVAYDYEPIFATGSMLGVTDPFHVLTIMDEIEKAGLDVMSGGVALAWATEAFEKGLITEKETIVPLAFGDAEGYQKAVYYMGEAENDFYAALIKGSLVAAKKYGGEDFACVLGQEMAGYATGETFYVAEALGFRHSHLDSGGYSWDQKNDSKDVNAICDFLIGDETGRAFITSMVACLFGRGVYNDEQLASCLHSVGYSEIADNMDTIGERVRALRWKMRFDTGYDPDAITIPKRYNEVTTWKGKTDPIFLAELKKEYGNRIRGLVSEEALIRLGLEKNDKK
- a CDS encoding phosphatase domain-containing putative toxin, with amino-acid sequence MSAKIFFPIKTRILDDIFKLILASFVILLIFNSNSFADDSVLILDAPAVENLPRNFRTSAFPFKNSTDSPSRTGLDTLKISGSGQFSADQFDVMRSNLPATVTVVDLRQEFHGNLNGAAVCWFSYRDSGNKGLDSAQVTSGEQEALSLLGAQKEIQLGMNIIKNDDGGFKVDKKYQLKPHTVYSEHELMGARGVGYIRIACTDHLRPPDVAVERFVKFVRNLKSDVWLHFHCRAGKGRTTTFMLMYDMLRNANKLDLGTLAARQKMIGGSGLLGKVSTDKEWKIEIGHERQNFIRKFYDYAKANPNGLPMTWLEWQK
- a CDS encoding 4Fe-4S binding protein, whose protein sequence is MKTLTASRMERCIGCHSCSFACARQVHKLLSWNTAGIRISSSGGLSTGFVAKVCLACDPAPCAKDCPTGAMKARKKGGGVLHKKDLCIRCGKCAEACPVDAIYLDLKGRPFVCIHCGRCVKYCPHECLEMIESESTKRAKKEDAL
- a CDS encoding DsrE family protein, with the translated sequence MNEKKHLYILWTNGDVEAAEKMVFMYGVNSLLKGWWEEVTIILWGGSAKLAAENETIKDLISKAVESGVHISACRACADMYGVAEKLEEQGIEVIYWGEQMTHLLKNNEKLLTI
- a CDS encoding APC family permease — protein: MAKEVKSGSKETVGFVSAVSIGIGGMVGGAIFAVLGLSAGLARGSMPIAFLVGGIVALSTSYSYAKLSVAFPSRGGTVSFINRAFGHGLFSGSLNNLLLLSYVVVLSLYAYAFGGYGASFFPVEDQKFAQHILLSGALIGLTVLNITAAEKVLKTENLINALKMIILFMFVGAAFYTGINYEAMSPPTWVPPLEMIAGAMIIFVNYEGFELISNAAPDVPNRAKILPAAHYTSVIVVVALYILIAVACLGVMSPEELQSFSDYALAAAARKVCGATGFTMIAVAALLATASAINATFYCASRITYTMAEEDEAPHFLENMFMGQPVLGLILISTCTLFIANLVDLRAISTMASSGFLLVFAAVNAANIKLAEKTGSSKIISGIAFLLCIGALVSICLQVWSDPVNRHHLWVLAGMFGISCGLEVIYRFFTSRRKVCDVS
- a CDS encoding LysR substrate-binding domain-containing protein, coding for MTSILLEIDMLRCFVAVAQTESFTKAGETIGLTQSGVSVKIKRLEDKLGSSVFYRTRKNLSLTLEGEVLMKYARRILADHDEAVLRLCEPKVSGNLRVGLAEYFIPDLLPTLLSKFRKYYPAVHLEVKTGFGINLIPLYERGELDLVVAGAGPKSSPNRIIAQEPLVWVSGRDIELPERDPVPLALLPAPCGFRKVAIDMLEQSGRDWEVLFTGTSVHSIQAAVQAGMGFSVLPLGALGSEVRQAPLSYGFPTLPVHTLSLFTDDEQKVPAKELFIEYLEYEIRKKQHKYSNY
- a CDS encoding GNAT family acetyltransferase, encoding MQIREFKIEDQKEVIKLWKECNLVAPWNHPENDIKIKMEVDPDLFLVGIHDDKIIATVMGGYEGHRGWINYLAVSPEFQMKGLAKKIMNCVEEKIKAKGCPKINLQVRERNSKVLAFYESLGYEVDNVVCLGKRLDSDK